A genomic window from Helicobacter suis HS1 includes:
- a CDS encoding BspA family leucine-rich repeat surface protein produces MSLSYFYRTSLLFFLLLALLPAHTFTPKDKASLQNLLQNPRIALSQINTHYIKDMSYLFCLRMPLIRKGICTPYREDFSGIGKWDVSHVENMEGLFMNQVHFNEPLKRWNPVRVKNFSYMFANATHFNQPINNWNTSSGVDFSYMFANATHFNQPINNWNTSSGVDFSYMFYHARSFNQPLDRWNRWNRSSKPPQNFSYMFANASHFKQNISRWKDLKRANIQGIFLGTPMQGLELKDSATPTPPNVLQFLHYPQNKAELIALINDVRIPLASINTSLIEDMSYLFCDKENIYTRLKQLPIKNGGLWEHTDAEYPKILNLYENCHATSARTNLDGIETWDVSHVKNMEGMFMGREINIPLNNWDTGGVTNMKAMFALASFNKPLDDWDTRSVKDTSFMFYGCRNFNQNLDNWNMERVVNLSYMFSLTYNFNGDITRWKLSSATNLQGMFKYATLFNQPIGAWDVSHVENMAYLFYGAFLFNQPLNDWNTSHVISMRKMFFYAKSFNYPLNHWDTTHVLDMYKMFAYTKNFNQDLSTWNLHRADSRCMFLHATGMHSFFPRAFFETSSSCS; encoded by the coding sequence ATGTCTCTTAGTTATTTTTATCGTACCTCTCTGCTGTTTTTCCTACTTCTGGCATTATTGCCCGCTCACACCTTCACCCCTAAAGATAAAGCCAGTTTACAAAATCTACTACAAAACCCGCGCATTGCCCTCTCACAAATCAACACCCATTACATTAAGGACATGAGCTACTTATTCTGTTTGCGCATGCCTCTTATTAGAAAAGGAATTTGTACACCTTACCGAGAAGATTTTAGCGGCATTGGAAAATGGGATGTTAGCCATGTAGAAAATATGGAAGGGTTATTCATGAATCAAGTGCATTTTAATGAGCCCTTAAAGCGGTGGAATCCTGTGCGGGTTAAAAATTTTAGCTACATGTTTGCCAACGCCACCCACTTTAACCAACCCATTAATAATTGGAACACCTCTAGCGGGGTGGATTTTAGTTACATGTTTGCCAACGCCACCCACTTTAACCAACCCATTAATAATTGGAACACCTCTAGCGGGGTGGATTTTAGTTACATGTTTTATCACGCTAGATCCTTTAATCAGCCTTTAGATCGCTGGAATCGCTGGAATCGATCCTCTAAACCACCGCAAAATTTTAGTTATATGTTTGCCAATGCTAGCCATTTTAAGCAAAATATTAGCCGGTGGAAAGATCTAAAGCGGGCTAATATTCAGGGTATCTTTTTAGGTACTCCCATGCAAGGATTAGAGCTTAAAGATAGCGCCACTCCAACTCCCCCTAATGTGTTGCAGTTCTTACACTATCCACAGAACAAAGCCGAATTAATCGCCTTAATTAATGATGTGCGCATTCCACTAGCCAGTATTAATACAAGTTTGATTGAGGACATGAGCTATTTATTCTGTGATAAGGAAAATATTTATACGCGCTTAAAGCAGTTACCGATTAAAAATGGAGGATTATGGGAGCATACAGATGCGGAGTATCCCAAAATCTTAAACTTGTATGAAAATTGCCACGCCACCAGCGCACGGACTAATTTAGATGGCATTGAAACTTGGGATGTTAGCCATGTCAAAAACATGGAGGGCATGTTTATGGGTAGAGAAATCAATATCCCTTTAAATAATTGGGATACAGGCGGTGTAACCAATATGAAAGCCATGTTTGCTTTGGCTTCGTTTAACAAACCTTTAGATGATTGGGACACACGATCTGTCAAAGATACAAGTTTTATGTTTTATGGATGCCGTAATTTTAACCAAAATCTTGATAATTGGAACATGGAACGCGTTGTCAATTTAAGTTATATGTTTAGCCTCACCTATAACTTTAATGGGGATATTACGCGTTGGAAACTCTCTAGCGCTACTAATTTACAGGGTATGTTTAAATACGCCACTTTGTTTAACCAGCCTATTGGAGCTTGGGATGTTAGCCATGTAGAAAACATGGCCTATCTTTTCTATGGGGCTTTTCTTTTTAACCAGCCTTTAAATGACTGGAATACAAGCCATGTAATTAGCATGCGTAAAATGTTCTTTTATGCTAAAAGTTTTAATTACCCGCTAAATCACTGGGATACAACGCATGTTTTGGATATGTATAAAATGTTTGCCTACACTAAAAATTTCAATCAGGATTTGAGTACTTGGAATTTACACAGAGCTGATTCTCGCTGTATGTTTTTGCATGCAACAGGAATGCATTCCTTTTTCCCTAGAGCCTTTTTTGAAACTTCTAGTAGCTGTAGCTAA
- a CDS encoding catalase encodes MLMKDRDLTNAVGAPVGNNQDLLTAGPKGPALLQNTWFLEKLAHFDRERIPERVVHAKGSGAYGALTVTSSEITKYCKAKLFSEVGKKTPCFLRFSTVAGEKGSADAERDPRGFALKLYTEEGNWDIVGNNTPVFFIRDPLKFPDFIHTQKRHPQTNLKDATMVWDFFSLMPESLHQITILMSDRGIPKSYRHMNGYASHTFSLINQKEERFWVKFHFKTLQGIENLSSEEAARIRMHDMDSHQRDLFRAIEQKDYPKWRFCVQIMPEKDAKDYRFHPFDVTKVWSHKDYPLIEVGILELNKNPQNYFAEVEQSAFNPAHIVPGIGYSPDRMLQGRLFAYGDTQRYRLGINHSQLPVNAPRCPFATSSKDGLMQSGLYAIERAYEPSSLGGYKEVSHARENKLDLSKLEEEFSAYAYDFRELDKDYYTQAGDLFNLMSKEEQERTCQNIVDSMQGVPEQIVKRQLEHFNKANAYYGARVKELWINACKIGLKDS; translated from the coding sequence ATTTTAATGAAAGATAGGGATCTAACCAATGCTGTAGGCGCGCCTGTTGGCAATAATCAAGATTTGCTCACCGCAGGTCCAAAGGGTCCTGCTTTGCTCCAAAATACTTGGTTTTTAGAAAAACTCGCCCATTTTGATCGCGAACGCATCCCTGAAAGGGTAGTGCATGCCAAAGGAAGCGGGGCTTATGGAGCACTCACCGTTACAAGCTCTGAAATTACAAAATATTGTAAAGCCAAACTTTTTAGTGAGGTGGGCAAAAAGACCCCTTGTTTTTTGCGCTTCTCCACTGTGGCAGGCGAAAAAGGTTCAGCAGATGCAGAACGCGATCCTAGAGGTTTTGCGCTTAAGCTGTATACCGAAGAGGGTAATTGGGATATTGTGGGTAATAATACCCCCGTATTTTTCATTAGAGATCCACTTAAATTTCCTGATTTTATCCACACGCAAAAACGCCACCCACAAACCAATCTCAAAGACGCTACGATGGTATGGGATTTTTTTAGCCTTATGCCAGAAAGTTTGCACCAAATTACGATTTTAATGAGCGATAGAGGTATTCCTAAGAGTTATCGCCATATGAATGGTTATGCTAGCCACACCTTTAGCCTTATTAATCAGAAAGAAGAGCGCTTTTGGGTGAAGTTTCATTTTAAAACTTTGCAGGGTATTGAAAATCTTAGCAGTGAGGAGGCAGCACGCATACGCATGCATGATATGGATTCTCACCAGCGCGATCTATTTAGAGCCATTGAACAAAAAGATTACCCTAAATGGCGTTTTTGTGTACAGATCATGCCTGAAAAAGATGCAAAAGACTACAGATTCCACCCTTTTGATGTTACTAAAGTGTGGAGTCATAAGGATTACCCTTTAATTGAAGTGGGCATTTTAGAACTCAACAAAAATCCCCAAAATTATTTTGCCGAAGTGGAACAATCTGCCTTTAATCCTGCCCACATTGTCCCCGGTATTGGCTATAGCCCCGATCGCATGCTACAAGGGCGGCTTTTTGCTTATGGGGATACCCAGCGCTATCGCTTAGGGATTAATCATAGCCAATTACCTGTAAATGCTCCCCGTTGTCCCTTTGCCACCTCTTCTAAGGATGGTTTGATGCAAAGTGGGCTCTATGCTATAGAGCGCGCATATGAGCCTAGCTCTTTGGGTGGTTACAAAGAAGTTTCCCACGCACGCGAGAATAAATTAGATTTATCCAAACTAGAAGAGGAATTTAGCGCCTATGCCTATGATTTTAGAGAACTAGATAAGGATTATTACACCCAAGCAGGCGATCTTTTTAATTTAATGTCTAAAGAGGAACAAGAGCGTACTTGCCAAAATATCGTTGATTCTATGCAGGGCGTACCTGAGCAAATTGTCAAGCGCCAATTAGAACATTTTAATAAAGCCAATGCATACTATGGAGCACGGGTTAAAGAGTTATGGATTAATGCATGCAAGATTGGCTTGAAAGACTCTTGA
- a CDS encoding DUF1104 domain-containing protein: MNVKLGMASLVIAGLCTGLLAESNPFESKSDKELIDMAGKVVPNQVPDYKMELYKRTKKMKPEQRKKFYEKVMASADKNTANMTMEDFGKRMEAIHAAMKARIAKMTRAQFKASGLFWDRGPHGPGCPCDHGPHGDHKPPHPHD, from the coding sequence GTGAATGTGAAGTTAGGAATGGCTAGTTTAGTTATTGCCGGGTTGTGCACTGGTTTATTAGCAGAAAGTAACCCATTTGAGAGTAAAAGTGATAAGGAACTCATTGACATGGCCGGTAAAGTTGTGCCCAATCAAGTACCGGATTATAAAATGGAGCTTTATAAACGCACTAAAAAAATGAAACCTGAACAACGCAAAAAGTTCTATGAAAAAGTCATGGCTTCTGCGGATAAAAACACGGCTAACATGACTATGGAGGATTTTGGTAAGCGCATGGAGGCTATCCACGCGGCGATGAAGGCTAGGATTGCCAAAATGACACGGGCGCAGTTTAAAGCTAGTGGGTTGTTTTGGGATCGTGGTCCACATGGACCAGGTTGTCCTTGCGATCACGGACCCCATGGGGATCACAAACCGCCACACCCTCATGACTAG
- the ccoO gene encoding cytochrome-c oxidase, cbb3-type subunit II: MFSFLEKNPFFFTLAFVVAFAVAGIVEVLPNFFKSARPIEGLRPYNILETAGRQVYIQEGCYNCHSQLIRPFQAEVQRYGAYSLSGEYAYDRPFLWGSRRIGPDLHRVGDVRTTAWHEKHMFEPSSVVPGSIMPAYRHLFSKNVDFDTAFAEAYTQKEVFHVPYDKPGGVKLGNMQEAKKLFLEEAEDIVANMQNPQIKEALKRGQVKEIVALIAYLNHLGQARIAAPSKSVNSVAMPAKKE; the protein is encoded by the coding sequence ATGTTTAGCTTTTTAGAAAAAAACCCTTTCTTTTTTACGCTAGCCTTTGTGGTGGCTTTTGCCGTAGCTGGCATTGTTGAAGTTTTGCCTAATTTCTTTAAATCTGCTAGACCTATTGAGGGGCTTAGACCCTATAATATTTTAGAAACAGCCGGTCGTCAGGTTTATATCCAAGAGGGTTGTTATAACTGCCATTCTCAACTTATCCGCCCTTTCCAAGCAGAAGTACAACGCTACGGGGCTTATAGCTTGAGTGGAGAGTATGCCTACGATCGCCCTTTTTTATGGGGTTCTAGGCGTATTGGACCAGATTTACACCGCGTAGGCGATGTGCGCACCACTGCTTGGCATGAAAAACACATGTTTGAACCCTCAAGTGTTGTGCCCGGTAGTATCATGCCTGCTTATAGGCATTTATTTAGTAAAAATGTAGACTTTGATACGGCTTTTGCAGAGGCTTATACCCAAAAAGAAGTTTTCCATGTCCCCTATGATAAACCCGGTGGGGTGAAACTTGGCAACATGCAAGAGGCCAAGAAACTCTTTTTAGAGGAAGCTGAGGATATTGTAGCAAACATGCAAAATCCTCAAATCAAAGAAGCGCTTAAACGAGGGCAGGTTAAAGAAATCGTGGCTTTAATTGCTTATTTAAACCACTTGGGACAGGCTAGAATTGCCGCCCCTAGCAAATCTGTAAATAGCGTTGCAATGCCTGCTAAGAAGGAGTGA
- a CDS encoding DUF4006 family protein has translation MNGLFGLNGILGCLLVVVALLALVVFLGLKAVSIQQQEATNYYKLDKSSYRLKMEDYGSIQMRSIQLCLQEWKNY, from the coding sequence ATGAATGGTTTATTTGGCTTAAATGGGATACTTGGTTGTTTGTTAGTGGTGGTGGCTTTGCTAGCCTTAGTGGTTTTTCTTGGCTTAAAGGCTGTGAGTATCCAGCAACAAGAAGCCACAAATTACTATAAACTAGATAAAAGCAGTTACCGATTAAAAATGGAGGATTATGGGAGCATACAGATGCGGAGTATCCAGTTGTGTTTACAGGAATGGAAAAATTACTAG
- the ccoN gene encoding cytochrome-c oxidase, cbb3-type subunit I — protein sequence MQQGYASSTSTTATTKAVAEYDYSIARLFIIAMIAFGVIGMLVGVILAFQLAFPKLNYILGEYGIFGRLRPVHTNGVIYGFSLGGIWASWYYIGQRVLKITYHDYPFLRAVGYLHFWIWILALILGVVSLLGGVTQSKEYAELAWPLDILVVVVWVLWGVSMFGSMGVRRENTIYVSLWYYIATYVGIAVLYIFNNLSIPTYLVAHVGSVWHSISLYAGSNDALVQWWWGHNAVAFVFTSGIIGTIYYFLPKECGQPIFSYKLTLFSFWSLMFVYIWAGGHHLIYSTVPDWVQTLSSVFSVILIIPSWGTAINLLLTLRGQWHQLKESPLIKFLVLASTFYMLSTLEGSIQAIRSVNALAHFTDWIIGHVHDGVLGWVGFTLIAAVYHMVPRVFKREIYSGKLMDVQFWLMSLGIVLYFSSMWIAGITQGMMWRDVDQYGNLVYQFMDTVRVLFPYYVIRGIGGTLYLVGFFIFLYNVIMTIQKGRVLEKEPVYATPMGAY from the coding sequence ATGCAACAGGGCTATGCTAGCAGCACTTCTACAACTGCTACGACTAAAGCAGTCGCTGAGTATGACTATTCGATTGCGCGTTTATTTATCATTGCTATGATTGCCTTTGGAGTCATTGGCATGCTTGTTGGGGTGATTCTAGCTTTCCAGTTAGCCTTCCCAAAACTTAACTATATTTTAGGCGAATATGGCATTTTTGGGCGTTTGCGGCCTGTGCACACAAACGGGGTAATCTATGGTTTTAGTTTAGGCGGAATTTGGGCGAGTTGGTATTACATTGGACAAAGGGTTTTAAAAATCACCTACCATGACTACCCTTTTTTAAGGGCGGTGGGTTATTTGCACTTTTGGATCTGGATTCTTGCTTTAATCTTGGGTGTGGTGAGTTTGCTAGGAGGGGTTACCCAAAGTAAGGAGTATGCCGAATTAGCTTGGCCTTTAGATATCTTAGTAGTGGTTGTTTGGGTGCTTTGGGGAGTTAGCATGTTTGGGAGTATGGGGGTTAGACGCGAAAACACAATTTATGTCTCCCTTTGGTATTACATTGCGACTTATGTGGGCATTGCGGTACTTTATATTTTCAATAATCTCTCTATTCCCACTTATTTAGTAGCCCATGTAGGCAGTGTATGGCACTCTATTTCTTTATATGCCGGTAGCAATGATGCGCTTGTACAATGGTGGTGGGGACATAATGCGGTGGCCTTTGTCTTTACTAGCGGCATTATTGGCACAATCTATTACTTCTTGCCCAAAGAGTGCGGGCAACCTATATTCTCTTATAAACTCACCTTGTTCTCTTTTTGGAGCTTGATGTTTGTCTATATCTGGGCTGGGGGCCACCACTTGATTTACTCCACCGTGCCAGATTGGGTACAAACCCTCTCTTCTGTTTTCTCTGTTATTCTCATCATTCCCTCTTGGGGAACGGCTATTAATTTGCTCTTAACTTTAAGAGGGCAGTGGCATCAACTTAAAGAATCACCCTTAATTAAGTTTTTGGTTTTAGCTAGCACTTTTTACATGCTCTCTACCTTGGAGGGTTCTATTCAGGCTATCCGTTCGGTTAATGCACTAGCCCACTTTACCGATTGGATTATCGGGCATGTACACGATGGGGTATTAGGTTGGGTTGGTTTTACTCTTATTGCTGCAGTCTATCACATGGTCCCTCGAGTCTTTAAACGCGAAATTTATTCAGGAAAACTCATGGATGTGCAATTTTGGTTGATGAGTTTAGGCATTGTGCTTTATTTCTCATCTATGTGGATTGCAGGAATCACTCAGGGCATGATGTGGCGCGATGTGGATCAATACGGCAATTTAGTCTACCAATTTATGGATACTGTGCGGGTGTTATTCCCTTACTATGTTATCCGTGGCATTGGGGGTACTTTGTATCTTGTTGGATTTTTTATCTTTCTTTATAATGTCATCATGACCATTCAAAAGGGTAGAGTGTTAGAAAAAGAACCCGTTTATGCTACACCTATGGGCGCGTATTAA
- a CDS encoding DUF1104 domain-containing protein: MTKVKLGIAGLVIAGLCTGLLAESNPFESKSDKELIDMAGKVVPNQVPDYKMELFKRMKKMNADQKKKLYDELKASADKNTANMTMEEFEKRRQAIRAAIKARVAKMTRAQFKASGLAGKACGCHAKCNCDIVGPCTCGGEHKHKH; encoded by the coding sequence TTGACAAAAGTAAAATTAGGAATAGCCGGTTTGGTAATTGCCGGGTTGTGCACGGGTTTATTAGCAGAAAGTAACCCATTTGAGAGCAAAAGCGATAAGGAACTCATTGACATGGCCGGTAAGGTTGTGCCCAATCAAGTACCGGATTATAAAATGGAACTTTTTAAACGGATGAAGAAAATGAATGCGGATCAGAAAAAGAAGCTCTATGATGAGCTCAAAGCATCTGCGGATAAAAACACAGCTAATATGACTATGGAAGAGTTTGAAAAACGCAGGCAAGCTATCCGCGCGGCTATCAAAGCTAGGGTTGCTAAAATGACACGGGCGCAGTTTAAAGCTAGCGGGTTAGCTGGTAAAGCTTGTGGTTGCCATGCTAAATGTAATTGTGATATTGTAGGACCCTGTACTTGTGGGGGAGAACACAAACACAAACACTAA
- a CDS encoding outer membrane protein, with translation MHYFKYSWLLPTFTSFLMAADGNGVFLEGGYQQGKVQVRMDKNGAVQTTTTPLEGFGLQIGYQVFPSRWVGFKVYGFFDYAHTKGISFPRSGANNPVNCNVNAASGSKLQIPTGINPQCQVNAIGILQQMVGSNRPIQPDMLTYGGGGDIVINFINNQMMALGVLGGVQLAGNSWILATPDFGDVALQYAGLDKKATGFQLLLNVGGRIRILKHSSIEAGIKFPMMRKNPFLQTKNDGSLYFRRLYSWYVNYAFTF, from the coding sequence ATGCATTATTTTAAATATTCTTGGTTACTGCCCACTTTTACTAGTTTTTTAATGGCAGCAGATGGAAACGGCGTTTTTTTAGAAGGGGGTTACCAACAAGGTAAGGTGCAAGTGCGCATGGATAAAAATGGAGCAGTGCAAACAACCACTACTCCATTAGAGGGTTTTGGGTTACAAATTGGTTATCAAGTATTTCCAAGTAGGTGGGTTGGTTTCAAAGTTTATGGATTTTTTGACTATGCCCACACTAAGGGGATTTCTTTCCCACGATCTGGAGCTAACAATCCTGTTAATTGTAATGTGAATGCAGCTAGTGGATCTAAACTACAAATCCCCACAGGAATTAACCCCCAATGCCAAGTGAATGCTATAGGTATTTTACAGCAAATGGTGGGGAGTAATAGACCTATCCAACCTGATATGCTCACCTATGGAGGTGGAGGGGATATTGTGATTAATTTTATTAATAACCAAATGATGGCTTTAGGGGTTTTAGGTGGGGTGCAACTTGCGGGCAATTCTTGGATTTTAGCCACCCCAGATTTTGGCGATGTGGCGTTACAATATGCCGGTTTAGATAAAAAAGCTACCGGTTTTCAATTACTTTTAAATGTGGGTGGTCGTATCCGTATTTTAAAGCATAGCAGTATTGAGGCAGGTATTAAATTCCCTATGATGCGTAAAAATCCTTTTTTACAAACCAAAAATGACGGCTCGCTTTATTTTAGGCGGCTGTACTCTTGGTATGTCAATTACGCCTTTACTTTTTAG
- a CDS encoding DUF1104 domain-containing protein, giving the protein MRQFMKIFMMGMLALGIAHAEEVDFSKLSNKDLVKMAGKVDASQELEYHMEVHKRLKKLKGVKAREFHRQVERATVAHLSKMSKKKFMALREEVAGKLEEMKKEHSPEELKSMGLDVEICKGEQRKILCHVRHARKGHKGGAHHGQVHNAHHEDNASHAEHHEEEHKATEEHEAPAKAPAKQSTAPAKTPAESSKPAE; this is encoded by the coding sequence ATGCGTCAGTTTATGAAAATTTTCATGATGGGTATGTTGGCTTTAGGTATTGCACACGCTGAAGAAGTGGATTTCTCTAAGCTAAGCAATAAAGATTTGGTTAAAATGGCCGGTAAAGTAGACGCAAGTCAGGAACTAGAGTACCATATGGAGGTACACAAACGCCTTAAAAAACTCAAGGGTGTTAAAGCTAGGGAGTTTCATAGACAAGTTGAGAGGGCTACTGTGGCTCATTTAAGCAAAATGAGTAAGAAAAAGTTCATGGCTTTGCGTGAAGAAGTGGCCGGAAAATTAGAGGAAATGAAAAAGGAACACAGCCCAGAAGAATTAAAATCTATGGGTCTAGATGTTGAAATCTGTAAGGGTGAGCAACGAAAAATCTTGTGCCATGTCAGACATGCTAGAAAAGGACATAAAGGTGGGGCACACCATGGACAAGTACACAACGCGCATCACGAGGATAATGCAAGCCATGCAGAGCACCATGAAGAAGAACATAAAGCTACAGAGGAACACGAAGCCCCTGCTAAAGCTCCTGCTAAGCAATCTACAGCCCCAGCTAAAACCCCTGCAGAATCTAGCAAGCCTGCAGAGTAA
- a CDS encoding cytochrome c oxidase, cbb3-type, CcoQ subunit codes for MDIDTVRGLAYAFFTILFTVFLYAYIVSMYTKDKKGITDYERYGQLPLQDELSDALIEPRSTLSKPKRD; via the coding sequence ATGGATATAGATACGGTTCGTGGACTTGCCTATGCTTTCTTTACTATCTTATTTACGGTCTTTTTATACGCCTACATTGTGAGCATGTATACAAAGGATAAAAAGGGCATCACAGATTATGAACGCTATGGACAACTACCCTTACAAGACGAACTCAGCGACGCGCTGATTGAGCCACGCTCCACCCTATCTAAACCTAAAAGAGACTAG
- the ccoP gene encoding cytochrome-c oxidase, cbb3-type subunit III, producing the protein MQILKDHVNLFTLVAALVILIATLSMSSSLFKAMREKTIGEDEKYYNDGHKYDGIAELLNNVPSGWIVSFLVFIVWGFWYIFMGYPVSSYSQIGEYNREVSQYNRNFEARWKNLKQQDLEQMGQGIFLVQCSQCHGLEATGLNNTARNLVKWGKEAGIIEVIKQGSVGLGYQAGEMPPLGMSAEDAKAVASYVMASISDLHHTKTPQLVQKGETIFKSTCASCHGQDGKGQGGLAVNLTHYGTPYFLKEVLDKGKKGHIGEMPSFAYRHFNDIQVRALTSYIQSLQGDEE; encoded by the coding sequence ATGCAAATTCTTAAAGATCATGTTAATTTATTCACTCTAGTGGCGGCGTTAGTGATTTTAATCGCCACACTTAGCATGAGTTCTTCGCTATTTAAGGCCATGCGCGAAAAAACAATAGGTGAGGACGAGAAATACTACAATGATGGGCATAAGTATGATGGGATTGCTGAATTGCTCAACAATGTTCCCTCAGGCTGGATTGTTAGTTTTTTAGTTTTCATTGTATGGGGATTTTGGTATATCTTCATGGGCTATCCTGTGAGTAGCTACTCTCAAATTGGGGAATACAATAGAGAAGTTTCCCAATACAACAGAAACTTTGAAGCCCGCTGGAAAAATTTAAAACAGCAAGATTTAGAGCAAATGGGACAGGGCATTTTTTTAGTGCAGTGCTCACAATGCCATGGTTTAGAAGCCACCGGATTAAACAACACTGCTAGAAATTTAGTTAAATGGGGCAAGGAAGCAGGGATTATAGAAGTGATCAAACAGGGCTCTGTTGGTTTGGGTTATCAAGCAGGGGAAATGCCCCCACTTGGCATGAGTGCTGAAGATGCAAAGGCTGTAGCTAGCTATGTGATGGCTAGTATCTCTGATTTGCACCACACAAAAACACCCCAATTAGTACAAAAAGGGGAGACTATTTTTAAAAGCACATGTGCAAGTTGCCATGGCCAAGATGGCAAGGGGCAGGGAGGATTGGCTGTTAATCTCACCCACTATGGCACACCTTATTTCTTAAAAGAGGTTTTAGATAAAGGTAAAAAAGGACATATTGGAGAAATGCCTAGCTTTGCTTACAGACATTTTAACGATATTCAGGTGCGCGCGCTTACAAGTTATATCCAGTCTTTGCAAGGAGATGAGGAATGA